The following DNA comes from Archaeoglobaceae archaeon.
CAGTGTTTGGTGAATCTTTTAGAATTTTCTTTCTAAAGCCCCCAAGCTTGGGGAAATGAGTGTATTCAATTCCTAACTTTGGCAACTCTTTTTTCAGATAATCTTCACTGAAATGTGCAAATCTCGACTTTGGAATTTTTCTGACATCAACAATAACTTCTATCCCGTTTTTAATTAATAGAACAATAAAAGAATCAAAGTCTCTGTTGGAATGACCTATTGTGTAGATCTTCAAAGCTCCTGAATATCGAGCAGTTTCATTGCTCTTTCTGGGCTAATCTGGTAGGTGTGAATGACATTGGATACACTTCTAAAATCCCTTATATTATGACTCACCATGAACTCCAGCACTTTCCTACGGCGGAGCAGTTCTTCACTCAGCTCCTTCACGCTCCAGCCTCTGTGCTTCCTTATCTCTTCCAGAGCTTTGGAAGT
Coding sequences within:
- a CDS encoding secretion system protein E — its product is TSKALEEIRKHRGWSVKELSEELLRRRKVLEFMVSHNIRDFRSVSNVIHTYQISPERAMKLLDIQEL